In Castor canadensis chromosome 11, mCasCan1.hap1v2, whole genome shotgun sequence, a single genomic region encodes these proteins:
- the LOC109679832 gene encoding keratin-associated protein 2-2-like, which yields MTCCGSFSSQSCGGGCLQPCCCRDPCCCRPVSCQTTVCRPVTCVPHYTRPICEPSPRPICCDPCGLQEGCCRPITCCPTSCTAVVCRPCCWASTACQPISVQAPCCRPPCCQPAPCRTTCRTSCCNPCS from the coding sequence ATGACCTGCTGTGGTTCCTTCTCCTCCCAGAGCTGTGGCGGAGGCTGCCTCCAGCCCTGCTGCTGCCGTGACCCCTGCTGCTGCCGCCCCGTGTCCTGCCAGACCACCGTGTGCCGTCCTGTGACCTGTGTGCCCCACTACACACGCCCCATCTGTGAGCCCAGCCCCCGCCCCATCTGCTGTGACCCCTGTGGCCTGCAGGAGGGCTGCTGCCGCCCCATCACCTGCTGCCCAACGTCCTGCACCGCCGTGGTCTGCAGGCCCTGCTGCTGGGCGTCCACCGCCTGCCAGCCCATCTCTGTGCAGGCGCCCTGCTGCAGGCCCCCTTGCTGCCAGCCTGCGCCCTGCCGCACCACCTGCAGGACCTCCTGCTGCAACCCCTGTAGCTAA
- the LOC109679833 gene encoding keratin-associated protein 2-2-like: MGEEDITPENTQLFSTPQPHTNPDTTMTCCGSFSSQSCGGGCLQPCCCRDPCCCRPVSCQTTVCRPVTCVPHYTRPICEPSPRPICCDPCGLQEGCCRPITCCPTSCTAVVCRPCCWASTACQPISVQAPCCRPPCCQPAPCRTTCRTSCCNPCF; the protein is encoded by the coding sequence ATGGGGGAGGAAGACATCACACCTGAGAACACCCAACTGTTCTCCACTCCTCAACCCCACACTAATCCAGACACCACCATGACCTGCTGTGGTTCCTTCTCCTCCCAGAGCTGTGGCGGAGGCTGCCTCCAGCCCTGCTGCTGCCGTGACCCCTGCTGCTGCCGCCCCGTGTCCTGCCAGACCACCGTGTGCCGCCCTGTGACCTGTGTGCCCCACTACACACGCCCCATCTGTGAGCCCAGCCCCCGCCCCATCTGCTGTGACCCCTGTGGCCTGCAGGAGGGCTGCTGCCGCCCCATCACCTGCTGCCCAACGTCCTGCACCGCCGTGGTCTGCAGGCCCTGCTGCTGGGCGTCCACCGCCTGCCAGCCCATCTCTGTGCAGGCGCCCTGCTGCAGGCCCCCTTGCTGCCAGCCTGCGCCCTGCCGCACCACCTGCAGGACCTCCTGCTGCAACCCCTGCTTCTGA